The Frondihabitans australicus genome includes a region encoding these proteins:
- a CDS encoding CoA-acylating methylmalonate-semialdehyde dehydrogenase has product MTTTAPTTAETAADVPTLGHWIDGALVAGTSGSTAPVFDPALGVATKNVALASQEEIDRAIASAKAAFPAWRDLSITKRQQIMFRFRELVNERKGELAEIVTSEHGKVLSDALGEIQRGLEVLELATGFPHLIKGEFSQQVSTGVDVFSTKSPLGVVGVISPFNFPVMVPMWFFPVAIAVGNTVVLKPSEKDPSASLFLAELFQEAGLPDGVFTVLQGDKLAVDGLLNSPDVQAISFVGSTPIAKYIYETAAKNGKRVQALGGAKNHMLVLPDADLDLVADSAINAGFGSAGERCMAISVLVAVGDVADRVIPLITERMKTLKVGDGRRSCDMGPLVTKVHRDKVASYIDVAIEDGADVVVDGRGIEVDGAADGFWLGPTLIDRVPTSSRVYTEEIFGPVLSVVRVETFEDGVELINSGAFGNGTAIFTNDGGAARRFQNEIEVGMIGINVPIPVPVAYYSFGGFKDSIFGDSKAYGTQGFHFFTREKAITQRWSDPSHGGINLGFPQA; this is encoded by the coding sequence ATGACCACCACTGCCCCCACGACCGCTGAGACCGCCGCCGACGTGCCGACCCTCGGCCACTGGATCGACGGCGCCCTCGTCGCCGGCACCTCGGGCAGCACGGCCCCGGTGTTCGACCCGGCTCTGGGGGTGGCGACGAAGAATGTCGCGCTCGCCAGCCAGGAGGAGATCGATCGCGCGATCGCGTCGGCGAAGGCCGCGTTTCCCGCGTGGCGTGATCTGTCGATCACGAAGCGTCAGCAGATCATGTTCCGGTTCCGTGAGCTGGTGAACGAGCGCAAGGGCGAGCTGGCGGAGATCGTGACGTCGGAGCACGGCAAGGTGCTGTCGGATGCGCTGGGCGAGATCCAGCGGGGCCTGGAGGTGCTGGAGCTCGCGACGGGGTTCCCGCACCTGATCAAGGGTGAGTTCAGCCAGCAGGTGTCGACCGGCGTCGACGTGTTCTCGACGAAGTCGCCGCTGGGTGTGGTGGGTGTGATCAGCCCGTTCAACTTCCCGGTGATGGTGCCGATGTGGTTCTTCCCGGTCGCGATCGCGGTCGGCAACACGGTCGTGTTGAAGCCGTCCGAGAAGGACCCTTCGGCGTCGCTGTTCCTCGCCGAGCTGTTCCAGGAGGCGGGTCTTCCCGACGGCGTGTTCACGGTGCTGCAGGGCGACAAGCTCGCCGTCGACGGGCTGCTGAACAGCCCGGACGTGCAGGCGATCTCGTTCGTCGGCTCGACGCCGATCGCGAAGTACATCTACGAGACCGCGGCGAAGAACGGCAAGCGCGTCCAGGCCCTGGGCGGCGCGAAGAACCACATGCTCGTCCTCCCCGACGCCGACCTCGACCTCGTCGCCGACTCGGCCATCAACGCGGGGTTCGGGTCGGCCGGTGAGCGGTGCATGGCGATCAGCGTCCTGGTCGCCGTGGGCGACGTGGCCGACCGGGTCATCCCGTTGATCACCGAGCGGATGAAGACGTTGAAGGTCGGCGACGGTCGTCGATCCTGCGACATGGGCCCCCTGGTGACGAAGGTGCACCGTGACAAGGTCGCCTCGTACATCGACGTCGCGATCGAAGACGGCGCCGACGTCGTCGTCGACGGTCGCGGCATCGAGGTCGACGGCGCGGCGGACGGTTTCTGGCTGGGCCCGACCCTGATCGACCGGGTGCCGACGTCGAGCCGGGTGTACACGGAGGAGATCTTCGGCCCGGTGCTCAGCGTGGTCCGCGTCGAGACCTTCGAGGACGGCGTCGAGCTGATCAACTCGGGAGCGTTCGGCAACGGCACGGCGATCTTCACGAACGACGGCGGGGCCGCGCGCCGGTTCCAGAACGAGATCGAGGTCGGCATGATCGGCATCAACGTGCCGATCCCCGTGCCGGTCGCCTACTACTCGTTCGGCGGGTTCAAGGACTCGATCTTCGGCGACTCGAAGGCGTACGGCACGCAGGGGTTCCACTTCTTCACCCGCGAGAAGGCGATCACCCAGCGGTGGTCCGACCCGTCGCACGGCGGCATCAACCTCGGATTCCCCCAGGCATGA
- a CDS encoding class I fructose-bisphosphate aldolase has product MSDRLTDIDIARLREIRATDPEAIRAALASRVRRPLLEGDGKLFIVAADHTARGALGVRGDALAMSDRGELLRRLVAALERPGVDGVLGTPDVLEDLALLGALDGKVVVGSMNRGGLQGASFEMDDRFTAYSARGIVDSGLDFAKLLVRINLEDAGTAETIEATARAVSESAALKLPIMLEPFVSNWVDGRIVNDLSTEAVIKSVAIASGLGESTAYSWLKLPVVDDMERVMAATTLPTLLLGGDPTDGPDETYGRWADALAQPGVRGLTVGRTLLYPPDDDVVSAVDTAAALVHADVAATTQNA; this is encoded by the coding sequence ATGTCTGATCGCCTCACCGACATCGACATCGCTCGCCTCCGCGAGATCCGCGCGACCGATCCCGAGGCCATCCGCGCCGCCCTGGCGAGCCGCGTCCGTCGCCCGCTCCTCGAGGGCGACGGGAAGCTCTTCATCGTCGCGGCCGACCACACCGCCCGGGGTGCACTCGGGGTTCGCGGGGATGCTCTGGCCATGAGCGACAGGGGCGAGCTCCTGCGCCGCCTGGTCGCCGCCCTCGAGCGGCCCGGTGTCGACGGCGTGCTCGGCACCCCCGATGTCCTCGAAGACCTGGCGCTGCTGGGCGCCCTCGACGGCAAGGTAGTCGTCGGCTCGATGAACCGAGGCGGACTCCAGGGCGCCTCGTTCGAGATGGACGATCGCTTCACCGCCTACTCGGCCCGCGGCATCGTCGACTCAGGTCTCGACTTCGCGAAGCTCCTCGTGCGCATCAACCTCGAAGACGCCGGCACCGCCGAGACGATCGAGGCCACGGCGCGCGCCGTGAGCGAGTCCGCCGCGCTGAAGCTGCCCATCATGCTCGAGCCGTTCGTGTCGAACTGGGTCGACGGCAGGATCGTGAACGACCTCTCGACCGAAGCCGTCATCAAGTCCGTCGCCATCGCCTCCGGCCTCGGCGAATCGACCGCCTACAGCTGGCTGAAGCTCCCCGTCGTCGACGACATGGAGCGCGTCATGGCCGCGACCACGCTCCCGACGCTGCTGCTCGGCGGCGACCCGACCGACGGGCCCGACGAGACGTACGGCAGGTGGGCCGACGCCCTCGCCCAGCCCGGCGTCCGCGGCCTGACCGTCGGCCGCACCCTGCTCTACCCGCCCGACGACGACGTCGTCTCCGCGGTCGACACCGCCGCCGCCCTCGTGCACGCCGACGTCGCCGCCACCACCCAGAACGCTTAG
- a CDS encoding DNA recombination protein RmuC produces the protein MSPVLALFLGLLAGLVLGAVVGLALGRARAAAATSTAAALDDRLRAEQAAHERQIELHEQRVDELRDRLMADAEARAAREGGEGQILRALSPVAESLRAVQLKVSELEQQRHRQHGEISEQLRSAADSEERLRSTAESLAAALKSNSTRGVWGETQLRNVVEAAGLLERVDFDLQTSISNDTGARRPDMVVHLPGGKNIAVDAKVPFTAYLEASAIAVTATGADGARREALLREHVKAVRSHVDALAGKSYWAGLDSSPELTIAFIPSESLVSSALEADPALLDYAFQRRVALASPVTLWSVLKTVAFSWQQDVVTQEAKQLFDLSRELYGRISTLAGHVDKLGRSLRSSVADYNRFVGSLERQVLPSARRLSMLDEATVLAAPAALDDVPRDLAAVELTSQLDGA, from the coding sequence ATGTCACCGGTCCTCGCACTGTTCCTCGGGCTTCTCGCAGGGCTCGTCCTGGGCGCCGTCGTCGGCCTCGCTCTGGGTCGAGCGCGCGCCGCCGCAGCGACCTCCACGGCCGCGGCGCTCGACGACCGGCTCCGGGCCGAGCAGGCCGCGCACGAGCGGCAGATCGAGCTGCACGAGCAGCGGGTCGACGAGCTGCGCGATCGGCTGATGGCCGATGCCGAGGCCAGGGCCGCTCGCGAGGGCGGCGAGGGCCAGATCCTGCGAGCCCTCAGCCCGGTCGCTGAGAGCCTGCGCGCCGTGCAGCTCAAGGTGTCCGAGCTCGAGCAGCAGCGCCACCGGCAGCACGGCGAGATCTCCGAGCAGCTCCGCAGCGCCGCAGACTCCGAGGAGCGCCTGCGGTCGACCGCGGAGTCGCTCGCGGCGGCGCTCAAGTCGAACAGCACCCGCGGAGTGTGGGGCGAGACCCAGCTCCGCAACGTCGTCGAGGCGGCAGGCCTCCTCGAACGGGTCGACTTCGACCTGCAGACCTCGATCTCGAACGACACCGGGGCGCGCCGCCCCGACATGGTCGTGCACCTGCCCGGCGGCAAGAACATCGCCGTCGACGCGAAGGTGCCGTTCACCGCCTACCTCGAGGCGTCGGCGATCGCCGTCACGGCGACCGGGGCGGACGGCGCACGGCGCGAGGCCCTCCTCCGCGAGCACGTCAAGGCGGTCCGCTCGCACGTCGACGCCCTCGCCGGCAAGAGCTACTGGGCCGGGCTCGACTCGTCGCCCGAGCTGACGATCGCCTTCATCCCGAGCGAGTCTCTCGTGTCGTCGGCACTCGAGGCCGACCCGGCCCTGCTCGACTACGCCTTCCAGCGCCGAGTGGCCCTCGCGTCACCGGTGACCCTGTGGTCGGTGCTCAAGACGGTCGCGTTCAGCTGGCAGCAGGACGTCGTGACGCAGGAGGCAAAACAGCTCTTCGACCTCAGCCGAGAGCTCTACGGCCGCATCTCGACGCTCGCCGGCCACGTCGACAAGCTCGGCCGGTCGCTGCGCTCGTCGGTGGCCGACTACAACCGGTTCGTCGGCTCGCTCGAGCGCCAGGTGCTGCCGTCGGCCCGGCGGCTCAGCATGCTCGACGAGGCGACGGTGCTGGCCGCTCCCGCCGCGCTCGACGACGTGCCGCGCGACCTCGCGGCCGTCGAGCTGACGTCGCAGCTCGACGGCGCCTAG
- the iolB gene encoding 5-deoxy-glucuronate isomerase, with translation MSQWFFARGELTAGGWESVVDASLDGWQHTGLRIGDLSTGDGLLLEQAGVERMVVPLTGDVHISWTDADGGGEIDLAGRGSVFDGPPDVAYLGISATATLTGSGRVAVAEAPATESLAVEVLRKADIPVEIRGAGRSTRQVHNYGTPAGLHAQKLIVCEVITPAENWSSYPAHKHDEAKPGVESRLEEIYYFESDVSRGVDAPEAAEPFGMFATYSSPAGEIDISGIVRTGDIALVPYGYHGPAVAAPGYDLYYLNVMAGPDPERVWNITDDPAHGWIREVWATQAPDPRLPYTAAAAPAATTESE, from the coding sequence ATGAGCCAGTGGTTCTTCGCCCGCGGTGAGTTGACGGCAGGCGGGTGGGAGTCGGTCGTCGACGCCTCGCTCGACGGCTGGCAGCACACGGGCCTCAGGATCGGCGACCTGTCGACCGGCGACGGCCTCCTCCTCGAGCAGGCCGGCGTCGAGCGCATGGTCGTCCCGCTCACCGGCGACGTCCACATCTCGTGGACCGATGCCGACGGTGGGGGCGAAATCGACCTCGCCGGCCGCGGGAGCGTCTTCGACGGCCCGCCCGACGTCGCGTACCTCGGCATCTCGGCGACGGCGACCCTGACCGGCTCCGGCCGCGTCGCGGTCGCCGAGGCCCCGGCGACCGAGTCGCTTGCCGTCGAGGTGCTGCGGAAGGCCGACATCCCGGTCGAGATCCGCGGTGCCGGCCGATCGACCCGCCAGGTGCACAACTACGGCACCCCGGCCGGCCTCCACGCGCAGAAGCTCATCGTCTGCGAGGTCATCACGCCGGCCGAGAACTGGTCGTCGTACCCCGCCCACAAGCACGACGAGGCGAAGCCCGGCGTCGAGTCGCGACTCGAGGAGATCTACTACTTCGAGTCGGACGTCTCGCGCGGCGTCGACGCGCCGGAGGCGGCCGAGCCGTTCGGCATGTTCGCCACGTACTCGTCGCCCGCCGGCGAGATCGACATCAGCGGCATCGTGCGCACCGGCGACATCGCCCTCGTGCCCTACGGCTACCACGGTCCGGCGGTCGCCGCTCCCGGCTACGACCTCTATTACCTCAACGTGATGGCCGGGCCCGACCCCGAGCGGGTGTGGAACATCACCGACGACCCCGCCCACGGCTGGATCCGCGAGGTCTGGGCGACCCAGGCTCCTGACCCCCGGCTCCCGTACACCGCGGCGGCCGCACCAGCAGCGACAACAGAAAGCGAATGA
- a CDS encoding sugar phosphate isomerase/epimerase family protein, which yields MTTTTDVQTKLRIGTAPDSWGVWFPEHPSQIPWDRFLDEVEKAGYEWLELGPFGYLPTDPHQLEDELGKRNLKLSAGTVFTGLHKGDDQWKRAWDQALDVAGLASKLGAEHLVVIPDLWRSDATNEVLEARTLTPELWDKLGKGHDKLGKALLEEFGVKQEFHTHADSHVGTYQETERFLEVTDPQFTNLCLDTGHFAYYGGDNVRLVEAYPERIGYLHLKQVDSDLRFTVLKNDIPFGEAVAMGVMVEPPQGVPELAPIIEAVAKIDPEIFGIVEQDMFPVASIDLPLGIATRTREHIFATSPYARIH from the coding sequence ATGACCACGACGACCGACGTCCAGACCAAGCTCCGCATCGGCACCGCCCCCGACTCCTGGGGCGTCTGGTTCCCGGAGCACCCCAGCCAGATCCCGTGGGACCGCTTCCTCGACGAGGTCGAGAAGGCCGGGTACGAGTGGCTCGAGCTCGGGCCGTTCGGCTACCTGCCGACCGACCCGCACCAGCTGGAGGACGAGCTCGGCAAGCGGAACCTCAAGCTCTCGGCGGGCACCGTCTTCACCGGCCTGCACAAGGGAGACGACCAGTGGAAGCGGGCGTGGGACCAAGCGCTCGACGTCGCCGGCCTCGCCTCGAAGCTCGGCGCCGAGCACCTCGTCGTGATCCCCGACCTGTGGCGCAGCGACGCGACCAACGAGGTCCTCGAGGCGCGCACCCTCACGCCCGAACTCTGGGACAAGCTCGGCAAAGGCCACGACAAGCTCGGGAAGGCGCTGCTCGAGGAGTTCGGCGTGAAGCAGGAGTTCCACACCCACGCGGACAGCCACGTCGGCACCTACCAGGAGACCGAGCGGTTCCTGGAGGTCACCGACCCGCAGTTCACGAACCTCTGCCTCGACACCGGCCACTTCGCCTACTACGGCGGCGACAACGTGCGCCTCGTCGAGGCGTACCCCGAGCGCATCGGCTACCTGCACCTCAAGCAGGTCGACTCCGACCTCCGCTTCACCGTGCTGAAGAACGACATCCCCTTCGGCGAGGCCGTCGCCATGGGCGTCATGGTCGAGCCGCCCCAGGGCGTGCCCGAGCTCGCCCCGATCATCGAGGCGGTCGCGAAGATCGACCCCGAGATCTTCGGCATCGTCGAGCAGGACATGTTCCCGGTCGCCTCGATCGACCTCCCGCTCGGCATCGCGACGCGCACGCGCGAGCACATCTTCGCGACCTCGCCGTACGCCCGAATCCACTAG
- a CDS encoding sugar phosphate isomerase/epimerase family protein — MKIALDPTPFHHDLTLLEFPQRVRDLGYDHLQLTPHKDFIPFFRHPKADDDLVDDFARACRNAGVSVASVLPVLRWSGPSEDERRAAVKQWKRVIEITARLGVDTINTEFSGRPELSEESERAFYWSMEELLPLFEREGIRVLIDPHPDDFVEDGLEALRVIRGLNSPLVGMAFVACHTFHYGDQSPAIFEAAGRRIGLLHIADTFDHHRSHGLRYITNPPGNPVRVHQHLPIGRGDVDWDEFFSGLAGQGFFDRDDAVVVSSVFAEDENADEVSRYQLGEIRRRIDATTGQ; from the coding sequence GTGAAGATCGCCCTCGACCCCACTCCGTTCCATCACGACCTGACGCTGCTGGAGTTCCCGCAGAGGGTGCGCGACCTCGGCTACGACCACCTGCAGCTGACGCCGCACAAGGACTTCATCCCGTTCTTCCGGCACCCGAAGGCCGACGACGACCTCGTCGACGACTTCGCGCGTGCCTGCCGCAACGCGGGCGTGAGCGTCGCGTCGGTGCTGCCAGTGCTGCGCTGGTCGGGTCCGTCCGAAGACGAGCGTCGCGCCGCGGTGAAGCAGTGGAAGCGCGTCATCGAGATCACCGCCCGGCTCGGCGTCGACACGATCAACACCGAGTTCTCGGGCCGCCCCGAGCTCTCCGAAGAGAGCGAGCGCGCGTTCTACTGGTCGATGGAAGAGCTGCTGCCGCTGTTCGAGCGCGAGGGCATCCGCGTGCTCATCGACCCGCACCCCGACGACTTCGTCGAGGACGGTCTCGAGGCGCTGCGGGTGATCCGCGGCCTCAACTCCCCGCTCGTGGGCATGGCGTTCGTCGCCTGCCACACCTTCCACTACGGCGACCAGAGCCCGGCGATCTTCGAGGCGGCAGGGCGCAGGATCGGCCTGCTGCACATCGCGGACACCTTCGACCACCACCGCTCGCACGGCCTGAGGTACATCACGAATCCGCCCGGCAACCCCGTGCGGGTCCACCAGCACCTGCCGATCGGGCGGGGAGACGTCGACTGGGACGAGTTCTTCTCCGGGCTCGCCGGGCAGGGATTCTTCGACCGCGACGACGCGGTGGTCGTGTCGAGCGTCTTCGCCGAGGACGAGAACGCGGACGAGGTGTCGCGGTATCAGCTGGGCGAGATTCGCCGACGCATCGACGCGACCACCGGCCAGTAG
- the iolD gene encoding 3D-(3,5/4)-trihydroxycyclohexane-1,2-dione acylhydrolase (decyclizing), with amino-acid sequence MTTNTRRLTVGQALIEFLANQWTVDGDIRERTIPGTYGIFGHGNVAGVGQALKEYHETRPGLMPYHQARNEQAMVHQSVGYARMHRRRATFASAASVGPGAANMLTGAALATTNRLPALLLPSDTFATRTTDPVLQQIENPRDTSIQVSDAFRPVSVFFDRVERPEQLFSIALAAMRVLTDPAETGAVTIALPEDVQAEQLDVPVEFLQPREWHIRRPLPEKGPLARAVEAIRTAKRPLIVAGGGVIYSGAEDALKALVEQTGIPVGTSQAGGGSLAWDHPQYLGGIGATGTLASNRLAETADVVIGVGTRYSDFTTASRTAFQDSGVQFVNINVQSFDAYKHGSQLPIVADARETLEALAGALDGYTVDADYASRIAAEKATWDALVDESFAPSGLSRPGQTEIIGATQKASDPTDVVVQAAGSLPGDLHKLWRVRDPLGYHVEYAFSTMGYEIAGGLGVKRGAPDRDVIVMVGDGSYLMLHTELVTAVAEGIKIIVILIQNQGYASIGHLSETVGSERFGTLYRKQDPERLDFQGTEILPVDLAANARSYGIDVIEIAESPSAIDDLSTAIATAKASDAATLIHIHSDPLLYAPDGAGWWDVPVAEVSTLPSTQAAYEQYVGERAKQRPLLG; translated from the coding sequence ATGACGACGAACACACGGCGCCTGACCGTCGGCCAGGCCCTCATCGAGTTCCTGGCCAACCAGTGGACGGTCGACGGCGACATCCGCGAGCGGACGATCCCCGGCACCTACGGCATCTTCGGCCACGGCAACGTCGCCGGAGTCGGCCAGGCGCTCAAGGAGTACCACGAGACCCGGCCCGGCCTCATGCCCTACCACCAGGCACGCAACGAGCAGGCCATGGTGCACCAGTCCGTCGGCTACGCCCGCATGCACCGCCGCCGCGCGACGTTCGCCTCGGCGGCGTCTGTCGGGCCGGGGGCGGCGAACATGCTGACCGGCGCGGCGCTGGCCACCACGAACCGGCTTCCCGCGCTCCTGCTGCCCTCCGACACCTTCGCGACGCGCACCACCGACCCGGTGCTGCAGCAGATCGAGAACCCCCGCGACACCTCGATTCAGGTGAGCGACGCGTTCCGGCCGGTCTCGGTGTTCTTCGACCGGGTGGAGCGCCCCGAGCAGCTGTTCTCGATCGCGCTCGCGGCGATGAGGGTGCTCACCGACCCGGCCGAGACCGGAGCCGTGACCATCGCGCTGCCGGAGGACGTCCAGGCCGAGCAGCTCGACGTGCCGGTCGAGTTCCTGCAGCCGCGCGAGTGGCACATCCGGCGCCCGCTGCCCGAGAAGGGCCCGCTGGCCCGCGCCGTCGAGGCGATCCGGACCGCGAAGCGCCCGCTGATCGTCGCCGGCGGCGGCGTCATCTACTCCGGCGCCGAGGATGCCCTGAAGGCCCTGGTCGAGCAGACCGGGATCCCCGTCGGCACCTCGCAGGCCGGCGGCGGCTCGCTCGCCTGGGACCACCCGCAGTACCTCGGCGGCATCGGCGCGACCGGCACGCTCGCCAGCAACCGCCTGGCCGAGACGGCCGACGTCGTCATCGGCGTCGGCACCCGATACAGCGACTTCACCACCGCGTCGCGCACGGCGTTCCAGGATTCGGGCGTTCAGTTCGTCAACATCAACGTCCAGTCGTTCGACGCCTACAAGCACGGCTCTCAGCTGCCGATCGTCGCCGACGCGCGAGAGACCCTCGAGGCCCTCGCGGGGGCTCTCGACGGCTACACGGTCGACGCCGACTACGCGTCGCGCATCGCCGCCGAGAAGGCCACGTGGGACGCCCTCGTCGACGAGTCGTTCGCGCCGTCCGGCCTGTCGCGCCCCGGCCAGACCGAGATCATCGGCGCGACCCAGAAGGCCTCCGACCCGACCGACGTGGTGGTGCAGGCCGCAGGATCCCTCCCCGGCGACCTCCACAAGCTCTGGCGGGTGCGCGACCCGCTCGGCTACCACGTCGAGTACGCCTTCTCGACGATGGGCTACGAGATCGCCGGCGGCCTCGGCGTGAAGCGCGGCGCCCCCGACCGCGACGTCATCGTCATGGTCGGCGACGGCTCGTACCTCATGCTCCACACCGAGCTCGTCACCGCGGTGGCCGAGGGCATCAAGATCATCGTGATCCTCATCCAGAACCAGGGGTACGCGTCGATCGGCCACCTGTCCGAGACCGTCGGATCCGAGCGCTTCGGCACCCTCTACCGGAAGCAGGATCCCGAGCGACTCGACTTCCAGGGCACCGAGATCCTCCCCGTCGACCTCGCGGCGAACGCCCGCAGCTACGGAATCGACGTCATCGAGATCGCCGAGTCGCCCAGCGCGATCGACGACCTGTCGACGGCGATCGCCACGGCCAAGGCGTCGGATGCGGCGACCCTGATCCACATCCACTCCGACCCCCTGCTCTACGCGCCCGACGGCGCCGGCTGGTGGGACGTCCCCGTGGCCGAGGTCTCGACGCTGCCGAGCACGCAGGCGGCGTACGAGCAGTACGTCGGCGAGCGTGCGAAGCAGAGGCCCCTCCTCGGGTAG
- a CDS encoding Gfo/Idh/MocA family protein, translating into MSTSPAPLRTAVVGAGMMGADHVSRITKRISGAEVVAVVDPDTARAQAAAALAPGSQTFASFEEALAGVELDAVIIATPGFLHEPVILPALEKGLAILSEKPLSDTVESSLRIIEAEQKLDRPHIQVGFMRRFDAGYQQLRQLVESGEQGALLALHCAHRNPSTPPNYSESALITDSVIHEIDIVPFIVGEPIVSVEVKKPRRNSLAPEGLPEPQFVLLETASGTLAIVEINVNIQFGYQVTTDAVFESGVASIGRAETIQVAAAGQIGQSVTPSFKERFGAAYDVEIQRWVDAAHRGEIDGPSAWDGYLASVVADAGVLAQQSGRREPVTYALEKPAFYGGATAGTGAAASLATA; encoded by the coding sequence ATGAGCACCTCACCCGCACCCCTGCGCACAGCCGTCGTCGGCGCCGGCATGATGGGCGCCGACCACGTCTCGCGCATCACGAAGCGGATCTCCGGAGCCGAGGTCGTCGCCGTCGTCGACCCCGACACCGCCCGCGCCCAGGCCGCCGCCGCCCTCGCGCCCGGCTCGCAGACCTTCGCCTCGTTCGAGGAGGCGCTCGCGGGCGTCGAGCTCGACGCCGTGATCATCGCGACGCCCGGGTTCCTGCACGAGCCGGTGATCCTGCCCGCCCTCGAGAAGGGCCTTGCGATCCTCTCCGAGAAGCCGCTCTCCGACACGGTCGAGTCGAGCCTGCGGATCATCGAGGCCGAGCAGAAGCTCGACCGCCCGCACATCCAGGTCGGCTTCATGCGCCGCTTCGACGCCGGCTACCAGCAGCTCCGGCAGCTCGTCGAGTCGGGCGAGCAGGGCGCGCTCCTCGCCCTCCACTGCGCGCACCGCAACCCGTCCACGCCGCCGAACTACTCGGAGTCGGCGCTCATCACCGACTCGGTGATCCACGAGATCGACATCGTGCCGTTCATCGTCGGCGAGCCGATCGTGTCGGTCGAGGTGAAGAAGCCGCGCCGCAACTCGCTCGCCCCCGAGGGGCTGCCGGAGCCGCAGTTCGTCCTGCTCGAGACGGCCTCGGGCACCCTCGCGATCGTCGAGATCAACGTCAACATCCAGTTCGGCTACCAGGTCACCACCGACGCCGTCTTCGAGTCGGGCGTCGCGTCGATCGGCCGCGCCGAGACCATCCAGGTCGCAGCCGCAGGCCAGATCGGGCAGTCGGTGACGCCGTCGTTCAAGGAGCGCTTCGGCGCCGCCTACGACGTCGAGATCCAGCGCTGGGTCGACGCCGCCCACCGCGGCGAGATCGACGGGCCCTCGGCGTGGGACGGCTACCTCGCCTCGGTCGTCGCCGACGCGGGCGTCCTCGCGCAGCAGTCGGGTCGCCGCGAGCCGGTGACCTACGCGCTCGAGAAGCCGGCGTTCTACGGTGGTGCGACGGCCGGGACCGGCGCCGCGGCCTCGCTCGCGACGGCGTGA
- the iolC gene encoding 5-dehydro-2-deoxygluconokinase encodes MTQSPIIDSAETSARDGFDVITMGRVGVDIYPQQSGLPLEQVESFSKSVGGSATNVAIAASRHGRETAVVTRTGADPFGRYVVQELDRLGVSTRFIDTVPGLNTPVTFCEIFPPDDFPLYFYRAPKAPDLMITAKSLDLAAIERAGIFWTTVTGLSEEPSRQAHHIAYEARGRRPLTILDLDYRPMFWASPEVASREVARALEHVTVAVGNREECEIAVGETDPHRAADALLERGVELAIVKQGPKGVLAKTADESIEVPAHLVDVINGLGSGDGFGGALCHGLLEGWSLDRVLRFANAAGGIVATRFECSTAMPTTAEVEAVLEEALHV; translated from the coding sequence ATGACTCAGTCACCGATCATCGACTCTGCGGAGACTTCCGCCCGCGACGGCTTCGACGTCATCACCATGGGCCGCGTGGGCGTCGACATCTACCCGCAGCAGTCCGGCCTCCCGCTCGAGCAGGTCGAGTCGTTCTCGAAGTCCGTGGGCGGCAGCGCGACCAACGTCGCCATCGCCGCGTCGCGTCACGGCCGCGAGACCGCCGTCGTCACACGGACCGGCGCCGACCCGTTCGGCCGCTACGTCGTCCAGGAGCTCGACCGGCTCGGCGTCTCGACCCGCTTCATCGACACGGTGCCGGGCCTCAACACCCCGGTGACGTTCTGCGAGATCTTCCCGCCCGACGACTTCCCGCTGTACTTCTACCGCGCCCCCAAGGCCCCCGACCTCATGATCACGGCGAAGTCCCTCGACCTCGCGGCGATCGAGCGGGCCGGCATCTTCTGGACGACCGTGACCGGCCTCTCCGAGGAGCCGAGCCGGCAGGCGCACCACATCGCGTACGAGGCGCGGGGGAGGCGACCGCTCACGATCCTGGACCTCGACTACCGTCCGATGTTCTGGGCGTCGCCGGAGGTCGCCAGCCGCGAGGTCGCGCGTGCCCTGGAGCACGTGACGGTCGCTGTGGGCAACCGCGAGGAGTGCGAGATCGCCGTCGGCGAGACCGACCCGCATCGCGCCGCCGACGCTCTGCTCGAACGCGGCGTCGAGCTGGCGATCGTGAAGCAGGGCCCGAAGGGCGTGCTCGCGAAGACGGCGGACGAGTCGATCGAGGTGCCCGCGCACCTGGTCGACGTGATCAACGGGCTCGGCTCCGGCGACGGCTTCGGCGGCGCCCTCTGCCACGGGCTTCTCGAGGGCTGGTCGCTCGACCGCGTCCTCCGCTTCGCCAACGCCGCCGGCGGCATCGTCGCCACCCGGTTCGAGTGCTCGACCGCCATGCCGACGACCGCCGAGGTCGAGGCCGTCCTGGAGGAGGCCCTTCATGTCTGA